A genomic stretch from Lysobacter soyae includes:
- a CDS encoding adenosylmethionine--8-amino-7-oxononanoate transaminase encodes MIAEQGDWVARDLAHVWHPCTQMREHPDTLPLIPIARGEGAWLVGTDGRRYLDAVSSWWTNIHGHAHPHIAAAIGKQAAQLEHVMLAGFTHAPAIELAERLVAIAPKMADRAPLNRVFYADNGSSAVEVALKLAYHWFVNRGAPERNVFVALENGYHGETLGALAVGDIPLYRKTYAPLLAKAHFTPVPARTPFATTDEQLTAADAAADALDDYLAQHGSEVCAVIVEPLLQCAGGMHTYHPRWLQRARAACDRHGVFLILDEIATGFGRTGTLFAAEQAGIQPDLMCVSKGLTGGSLPLAAVLATDAIFEAFLDDSRERAFLHSHSYTGNPVVCAAALASLELFERDEVIHRNLQRAVSMRERAASLRELPHVADIRQCGMVVAFDLRPDGDWQSSFAADRRVGLRAYRSALAQGVVLRPLGDVLYWMPPYCVDDDALDLLTDVTARAIREATA; translated from the coding sequence ATGATAGCCGAGCAAGGTGACTGGGTGGCGCGTGATCTCGCGCACGTATGGCATCCCTGCACGCAAATGCGCGAGCACCCCGATACCTTGCCGTTGATTCCCATCGCACGCGGCGAAGGCGCTTGGCTGGTCGGCACCGATGGCCGCCGCTATTTGGATGCCGTCTCCAGTTGGTGGACAAACATCCACGGCCACGCGCATCCTCACATCGCTGCGGCGATCGGCAAACAAGCGGCGCAACTCGAACACGTGATGCTGGCGGGTTTTACGCATGCGCCCGCCATCGAACTGGCTGAGCGTTTGGTGGCCATCGCGCCAAAAATGGCCGATCGCGCCCCGCTCAATCGGGTCTTCTATGCCGACAACGGCTCGTCGGCGGTGGAAGTCGCTTTGAAGCTGGCTTATCACTGGTTCGTCAACCGCGGGGCACCGGAACGGAATGTGTTTGTCGCGCTCGAGAACGGCTATCACGGTGAAACCCTGGGCGCGCTTGCGGTTGGCGATATTCCGCTCTATCGCAAGACCTACGCACCCTTGCTGGCCAAGGCCCATTTCACACCAGTGCCGGCGCGAACGCCCTTTGCGACGACCGATGAACAACTCACTGCGGCCGACGCGGCGGCGGACGCGCTGGACGACTATCTCGCGCAGCACGGTTCAGAGGTTTGCGCCGTGATCGTAGAGCCGCTCTTGCAATGCGCCGGCGGCATGCACACCTACCATCCGCGTTGGCTGCAACGTGCGCGCGCCGCCTGCGACCGCCACGGCGTGTTTTTGATCCTCGACGAGATAGCCACGGGATTCGGTCGCACCGGCACGTTGTTTGCCGCCGAACAGGCAGGCATACAACCCGATTTGATGTGCGTTTCCAAAGGATTGACGGGCGGATCGCTGCCGCTCGCCGCCGTATTGGCAACGGACGCCATTTTTGAAGCCTTCCTCGACGACAGTCGTGAGCGCGCATTTCTGCATTCGCACAGTTACACCGGCAATCCCGTGGTCTGTGCAGCCGCGCTGGCCTCGCTCGAATTGTTTGAACGCGACGAGGTGATCCATCGCAACTTGCAGCGCGCGGTCTCAATGCGGGAGCGCGCCGCCTCGCTGCGCGAACTGCCGCATGTGGCGGATATCCGTCAGTGCGGCATGGTGGTCGCGTTCGATTTGCGACCCGATGGCGATTGGCAAAGCAGTTTTGCCGCAGACCGGCGCGTGGGTTTGCGTGCGTATCGCAGTGCGCTTGCGCAAGGCGTGGTCTTGCGGCCATTGGGCGATGTCCTGTACTGGATGCCACCCTACTGCGTAGATGATGACGCGTTGGATTTGTTGACCGACGTTACAGCGAGAGCGATTCGTGAGGCCACCGCATGA
- the cysQ gene encoding 3'(2'),5'-bisphosphate nucleotidase CysQ produces the protein MAGAWRRCSSCALGWREAVALTPELREQVIDVARRAGDAIMAVYGTAFDVEHKADASPLTLADTASNALIVEALARLSPDMPVLSEEQAGSHDAVLRRRWPELWVVDPLDGTREFVKRNGEFTVNIALVRHGRPVFGVIQQPATADLWWGALGEGAYKRVGGVESRIRVEAPAPSPLRVAASRSHIDAATQAFIDRMPPSTALSCGSSLKFCMIAEGRMDVYPRFGPTSEWDTAAGQVILEAAGGRVMGADGAPMAYNQRDTLLNDAFFAIGDPALPWQTWL, from the coding sequence ATGGCCGGAGCTTGGCGGCGCTGTTCATCGTGCGCGCTTGGCTGGCGGGAGGCGGTAGCTTTGACGCCTGAGCTTCGCGAGCAGGTCATCGATGTCGCACGTCGCGCCGGCGATGCCATCATGGCCGTATACGGCACCGCCTTTGATGTCGAGCACAAGGCAGACGCGTCTCCTTTGACCCTGGCTGACACCGCGTCGAACGCGTTGATTGTCGAAGCACTTGCGCGCTTGTCGCCGGACATGCCGGTCTTATCAGAAGAGCAGGCGGGAAGCCACGACGCCGTGTTGCGCCGCCGCTGGCCCGAGCTTTGGGTGGTGGATCCACTGGACGGCACCCGGGAATTCGTCAAGCGCAATGGCGAATTCACCGTCAACATCGCACTGGTTCGCCACGGACGTCCGGTGTTCGGCGTCATCCAACAACCTGCCACGGCAGATCTGTGGTGGGGCGCATTGGGCGAGGGCGCGTACAAGCGCGTTGGCGGCGTGGAGTCGCGCATTCGCGTCGAGGCACCCGCACCGTCACCTTTACGTGTGGCGGCCAGTCGCTCGCACATCGATGCGGCCACACAAGCCTTCATCGATCGCATGCCGCCGTCCACGGCGCTGAGCTGCGGTTCGTCCTTGAAGTTCTGCATGATCGCGGAAGGTCGGATGGATGTGTATCCACGATTCGGCCCGACCAGCGAATGGGATACGGCGGCAGGACAAGTGATTCTCGAAGCCGCTGGCGGGCGGGTGATGGGCGCGGACGGTGCACCGATGGCTTACAACCAACGCGACACGCTGCTCAACGACGCTTTTTTCGCCATTGGCGACCCTGCCTTGCCGTGGCAGACATGGCTGTAA
- a CDS encoding CheR family methyltransferase, whose amino-acid sequence MPSVVCRKIMEDERLLDIELRVLLEAIYLRYHYDFRSYAMSSIRRRVAQAMVRFKVDKISDFQHDLLRDPVLFSEMLQYLTVQVSEMFRDPSYFKAINTQVFPVLATYPSLKIWVAGCSSGEEVWSLAILLKEAGLLERTIIYATDINAEALRKAESGTFDVDRISQFSRNYLAAGGRHSLSDYYTSAYQGAVFDRALKRQIVFADHSLATDAVFSEVHFVSCRNVLIYFNKQLQDRAVGLFHESLVPLGFLGLGSKEALQFGAHQNDFEPFVKEQKVFRKVA is encoded by the coding sequence GTGCCGAGTGTGGTGTGCAGGAAGATAATGGAAGACGAAAGACTGCTAGACATAGAACTGAGAGTTTTGCTGGAAGCGATTTACCTGCGCTACCACTATGACTTTCGCAGCTACGCGATGTCGTCGATACGGCGTCGCGTAGCTCAAGCGATGGTGCGTTTCAAGGTCGACAAGATCAGTGATTTCCAGCACGACCTGCTTCGCGATCCGGTTCTGTTTTCGGAGATGTTGCAATACCTCACGGTGCAAGTCTCTGAAATGTTTCGCGACCCAAGCTACTTCAAGGCGATCAACACCCAGGTCTTCCCTGTGCTCGCGACCTATCCCTCCCTCAAAATCTGGGTGGCCGGCTGCAGCTCCGGCGAGGAAGTCTGGTCATTGGCGATTTTGTTGAAGGAAGCCGGTCTGCTCGAGCGCACCATCATTTATGCGACGGACATCAACGCCGAGGCATTGCGCAAGGCAGAGAGCGGCACCTTCGACGTTGATCGGATTTCCCAATTCAGTCGAAATTATTTGGCGGCTGGTGGTCGGCACTCGTTGTCCGACTATTACACCAGCGCCTACCAGGGCGCGGTGTTCGATCGCGCGCTGAAACGCCAGATCGTGTTCGCGGATCACAGCCTTGCCACAGACGCGGTGTTTTCCGAAGTGCATTTCGTCTCGTGCCGCAACGTGTTGATCTATTTCAACAAGCAACTGCAAGATCGCGCCGTCGGCCTGTTTCATGAAAGTCTGGTGCCTCTGGGGTTTCTCGGTTTGGGAAGTAAGGAGGCACTGCAGTTCGGCGCCCATCAAAACGATTTCGAGCCGTTTGTCAAAGAACAGAAAGTATTCCGGAAAGTTGCATGA
- a CDS encoding 16S rRNA (uracil(1498)-N(3))-methyltransferase yields the protein MRLNRAYIDQALVPGKPFDLPEAVAAHWLRVLRMRVGDSAIVFNGSGIEADVVLRSLDKRHATVEVVAIRDGIAESPFRITLLQGVARGEKMDMILQKATELGVHAFVPVFSDRSEVKLDGERAAKRLQHWRGVVVAACEQSWRSYLPAVSSPVSLRAACAALDSRQRLILDPEANDATRNALPADATDCVIAVGPEGGWSALDLGVLQAADFKGVRLGPRILRTETAGIAAIAALQSHYGDLV from the coding sequence ATGAGATTGAATCGCGCCTACATCGACCAAGCGCTCGTTCCCGGCAAGCCATTCGATCTTCCCGAGGCAGTCGCTGCCCATTGGCTGCGTGTGTTGCGGATGCGCGTTGGCGACAGCGCGATTGTCTTTAATGGCTCGGGCATCGAAGCCGATGTGGTGTTGCGTTCCTTGGACAAACGCCATGCGACCGTGGAAGTGGTAGCCATTCGGGATGGCATCGCCGAATCGCCGTTCCGGATCACATTGTTGCAAGGGGTTGCGCGTGGCGAAAAGATGGACATGATTTTGCAAAAGGCCACGGAACTCGGGGTCCACGCATTCGTGCCCGTTTTCAGCGACCGAAGTGAAGTCAAATTGGACGGTGAGCGCGCGGCAAAACGATTGCAACACTGGCGCGGTGTCGTCGTTGCCGCCTGCGAGCAAAGTTGGCGATCCTATCTGCCTGCGGTGAGCTCACCGGTTTCTTTGCGCGCGGCATGCGCTGCGCTTGACAGCCGTCAACGGCTGATTCTGGATCCGGAGGCGAACGACGCCACGCGCAATGCGTTGCCTGCCGACGCGACGGACTGCGTGATTGCCGTGGGTCCGGAAGGCGGTTGGTCGGCCCTGGATCTCGGGGTACTTCAGGCCGCTGACTTCAAAGGCGTTCGGCTCGGACCGCGCATTCTGCGCACCGAAACCGCCGGTATCGCCGCGATTGCCGCTTTGCAATCGCATTACGGCGATTTGGTCTAG
- a CDS encoding response regulator produces MKPTEKNDRLLWVTVTAICLATFFADWVTALGYAVWCFYFIAVGMTLFQSKKSAPYLTALFSTILVVIGSIISPKGLDVKYAYVNRTIGVISYWAMAWVVAHAVSTRARVNAMLWLQQAQNALADSIRGDKGPGALADSAMAALCERLTAPVGVLYRLEANELHLVGGHAVPGHVRHTLPAGEGVLGAVIQSNSVMRVSGLDNAHLSVETALGESRPAEILAAPLTAEGKVVGVIELGRLQSPTDDATSETLLANISEVLGMAVRATFVRQQLVDLLEETQRQSEELQAQQEELRVANEELEEQSRGLQQAQVSLENQQAELEQSNVQLEERTHELEVEKEALVKSRNALAKSASELASASRYKTEFLANMSHELRTPLNSSLILAKLLTDNKPGNLNEEQLKYAKAIHDSNTDLLNLINDILDLSRIEAGHVELVADRIDTNALVTRLKETFEPLAQQKNIAIDFHVKSVPANLIGDSQRLQQILKNLLANAIKFTEVGRVDLTIDACGNDELCFSVRDTGIGIAQEHIDNVFEAFRQADGSTSRRFGGTGLGLSISRDLARRMGGTLTATSELGRGSEFLLRIPVDGTAFTEQAAVDSPVAPPPVAKAATAAAPTESPAPALVEDDRHRRAQGRRLILAVEDDARFAEALVGLAHEMSFDCIVAPNTDEAMALIAEHEPSGILLDLNLPDGSGLTVLERLKRDPATRHIPVHVVSSLERDQRAMELGAVGYLMKPATRESLLDAMRHLEQRSQQAMRKLLIVEDDDGLRGNLQLLLARENLDIVAVGSVADATAALSETSFDCVVTDLVLSDGSGYDLLEQMATDDDRAYPPVIVYTGRALSKDDEQKLRRYSKSIILKGARSPERLLDEVTLFLHSVEASLPSNQQRLLQEARRRDAILDGRTILLAEDDVRNIFALSSVLEPLGVKLELARNGREALDRLATLNVDLVLMDIMMPEMDGIEAMQHIRRQPKWKDLPIIALTAKAMQDDRTRCLEAGANDYIAKPIDVDKLVSLCRVWCAGR; encoded by the coding sequence ATGAAGCCGACTGAAAAAAACGACCGTTTGCTCTGGGTGACGGTCACTGCCATTTGTCTTGCCACCTTCTTTGCCGATTGGGTGACTGCACTCGGTTACGCGGTGTGGTGTTTTTACTTCATCGCGGTCGGGATGACCTTGTTTCAGTCGAAGAAGTCCGCGCCGTATTTGACGGCGCTGTTTTCCACGATTCTGGTGGTCATCGGTTCGATCATTTCCCCGAAGGGTTTGGATGTCAAATACGCCTATGTGAACCGGACCATCGGCGTGATTTCCTATTGGGCCATGGCTTGGGTGGTGGCACATGCGGTCAGTACGCGCGCCCGTGTAAATGCCATGCTTTGGCTTCAGCAAGCGCAGAACGCGCTGGCCGACTCGATACGCGGCGATAAAGGGCCGGGTGCGCTGGCGGACAGTGCCATGGCTGCGCTCTGCGAACGATTGACGGCGCCGGTCGGCGTACTGTATCGGCTGGAAGCCAATGAACTGCATTTGGTGGGCGGCCACGCGGTCCCGGGGCATGTGCGCCACACCCTGCCCGCCGGCGAGGGCGTGCTGGGTGCCGTCATCCAGTCCAATTCGGTCATGCGCGTGAGTGGCCTCGACAACGCCCACCTTTCCGTGGAGACCGCCTTGGGTGAAAGCCGGCCGGCGGAAATTCTGGCCGCGCCACTGACGGCGGAAGGCAAGGTCGTTGGCGTGATCGAGTTGGGACGCTTGCAATCGCCAACCGACGACGCGACGTCGGAAACCTTGCTGGCCAACATCTCCGAAGTGCTCGGCATGGCTGTGCGTGCGACGTTCGTCCGCCAACAGTTGGTCGACCTGTTGGAAGAAACGCAGCGGCAAAGCGAAGAATTGCAGGCGCAACAGGAAGAACTTCGGGTCGCCAACGAGGAGCTCGAAGAGCAAAGCCGCGGGCTGCAACAGGCGCAAGTCTCTCTGGAAAATCAACAGGCCGAACTTGAACAGTCCAATGTGCAGTTGGAAGAACGGACGCATGAACTGGAAGTCGAGAAGGAAGCGTTGGTCAAATCGCGTAATGCCTTGGCGAAAAGTGCGAGTGAATTGGCCAGCGCCAGCCGCTACAAAACCGAGTTCCTGGCCAACATGTCACACGAGCTGCGCACACCACTCAACAGTTCGTTGATTTTGGCCAAGCTGTTGACCGACAACAAGCCGGGCAATCTGAACGAAGAGCAGCTCAAGTACGCCAAGGCGATTCACGACTCGAATACCGATCTGTTGAACCTCATCAACGACATTCTGGATCTGTCGCGCATCGAGGCGGGACACGTGGAGTTGGTGGCGGACCGGATCGATACGAATGCGCTCGTCACCCGCTTGAAAGAAACGTTTGAGCCGCTGGCACAGCAGAAGAACATTGCGATCGATTTCCATGTGAAATCAGTGCCCGCGAATTTGATCGGGGACAGCCAAAGACTTCAACAAATCTTGAAGAACTTGCTGGCCAACGCGATCAAATTCACGGAAGTCGGAAGGGTGGATCTGACCATCGATGCCTGCGGCAACGACGAGCTCTGTTTCAGCGTGCGGGATACCGGCATCGGCATTGCACAAGAACATATCGACAATGTTTTCGAAGCCTTCAGGCAGGCGGATGGCAGTACCAGCCGTCGCTTCGGTGGCACCGGTCTTGGACTTTCCATTTCGCGCGACCTGGCACGACGAATGGGCGGAACGCTGACGGCCACCAGTGAACTCGGCCGCGGCAGCGAATTCCTGTTGCGCATTCCTGTGGACGGCACGGCTTTCACAGAACAAGCCGCCGTTGATTCGCCCGTTGCGCCGCCGCCGGTGGCAAAGGCGGCAACCGCGGCAGCGCCGACCGAGAGTCCCGCACCGGCTTTGGTGGAAGACGATCGCCATCGCCGTGCCCAGGGTCGACGCCTTATTTTGGCGGTCGAAGACGACGCCCGATTCGCGGAGGCGCTGGTCGGTCTGGCGCATGAAATGTCGTTTGATTGCATCGTCGCACCGAATACAGATGAGGCAATGGCACTCATCGCCGAGCACGAGCCCAGTGGCATCCTGTTGGACTTGAATCTTCCGGACGGTTCGGGCTTGACGGTGCTGGAGCGTCTCAAGCGCGATCCTGCGACGCGGCACATTCCGGTACACGTGGTGTCGTCGCTCGAGCGTGACCAACGGGCGATGGAGCTCGGTGCGGTCGGTTACCTGATGAAGCCGGCAACGCGCGAATCATTGCTCGATGCCATGCGTCATCTCGAACAACGTAGCCAACAGGCGATGCGCAAGCTGCTGATCGTCGAAGACGACGATGGTCTGCGAGGCAATCTGCAACTGCTGTTGGCACGGGAAAACCTCGACATCGTGGCGGTGGGTTCGGTAGCCGATGCGACTGCCGCCTTGTCGGAAACCAGCTTCGATTGCGTGGTCACCGACCTGGTGTTGTCCGATGGCAGTGGCTATGACTTGCTGGAGCAAATGGCAACCGACGACGACCGGGCCTACCCGCCGGTGATTGTGTACACCGGGCGCGCGTTGAGCAAAGACGACGAACAAAAGCTGCGCCGCTATTCCAAGAGCATCATCTTGAAAGGCGCGCGTTCACCGGAGCGCTTGCTCGACGAGGTCACCTTGTTCCTGCACAGCGTGGAAGCGTCGTTGCCGTCGAACCAGCAGCGTCTGCTGCAAGAGGCGCGGCGTCGCGATGCCATTCTGGACGGGCGCACGATTCTTTTGGCGGAAGACGATGTGCGCAATATCTTCGCGCTTTCCAGCGTGTTGGAGCCGTTGGGCGTCAAGCTGGAACTGGCGAGAAACGGTCGCGAAGCCTTGGATCGTCTTGCGACCTTGAATGTCGATCTGGTCTTGATGGACATCATGATGCCGGAAATGGATGGCATCGAAGCGATGCAGCATATCCGTCGTCAACCGAAGTGGAAGGATTTGCCGATCATCGCGCTGACGGCAAAAGCGATGCAGGACGATCGCACCCGTTGTCTGGAAGCCGGGGCGAACGATTACATCGCCAAACCGATTGATGTAGATAAGTTGGTTTCTCTGTGCCGAGTGTGGTGTGCAGGAAGATAA
- a CDS encoding chemotaxis protein CheW, protein MSNLPDELRGVIVQTGAGQLLLPNSVITEVLSFSDPDAVDGAPSWLLGLIRWRGWQVPLLDFADLAGVQARTTQLQGGRRRVIVVKALGGNPRLPYMALLADGFPRLVTVKASNLQAPADATDIAACIHAIATLNDEEAIIPDLDKVEAKLTALAA, encoded by the coding sequence ATGAGCAATCTCCCTGACGAATTGCGTGGTGTGATCGTCCAAACCGGTGCGGGGCAACTCCTGCTGCCGAACTCCGTGATCACCGAAGTGCTGTCGTTTTCGGATCCCGATGCTGTCGACGGCGCGCCGAGTTGGCTGCTGGGATTGATTCGTTGGCGCGGTTGGCAGGTGCCGTTGCTCGATTTTGCCGATCTCGCAGGCGTACAGGCCCGGACCACGCAATTGCAAGGCGGTCGTCGCCGCGTGATCGTGGTGAAAGCCTTGGGCGGAAATCCGCGGTTGCCTTACATGGCGCTCTTGGCGGACGGCTTCCCGCGATTGGTGACCGTCAAAGCGTCCAATCTGCAAGCGCCGGCCGACGCCACAGACATCGCAGCGTGCATTCACGCCATTGCAACGTTGAACGATGAAGAGGCGATCATTCCCGACTTGGACAAAGTCGAAGCGAAACTTACCGCGCTTGCCGCCTGA
- the mazG gene encoding nucleoside triphosphate pyrophosphohydrolase: MAVINELIEIMARLRDPDTGCPWDLEQDFASIAPYTIEEAYEVADAIERGDLSDLKDELGDLLFQVAFHSQLAREAGAFAFEDVVRGINEKMLRRHPHVFGDASAEDADAVLAYWNATKAQERKARGDTDASALAGISAGLPEWIRADKLLSRAARTGFDWPDPAPVFAKLHEEIAELQVEFDACAQDPDNADIRARLQEELGDVLFVIANLARHAKVDTGRALRSANSKFERRFRAMEALAAEQGKSFPALTLEEQETLWQTVKGHQQPTR; this comes from the coding sequence ATGGCTGTAATCAACGAACTCATCGAGATCATGGCGCGACTGCGCGATCCCGACACCGGCTGTCCGTGGGATCTCGAACAGGATTTCGCCAGTATCGCGCCCTATACGATCGAAGAGGCATACGAAGTCGCGGATGCGATCGAACGCGGGGATCTGTCCGATCTCAAAGACGAATTGGGGGATTTGTTGTTTCAAGTCGCCTTCCATTCGCAGCTCGCGCGGGAAGCGGGTGCGTTTGCATTCGAAGACGTTGTGCGGGGCATCAATGAAAAAATGCTGCGTCGTCATCCCCATGTGTTCGGCGATGCAAGTGCCGAGGATGCGGATGCGGTGCTCGCCTATTGGAACGCGACGAAAGCCCAAGAACGTAAAGCCCGCGGTGATACCGATGCTTCCGCATTGGCCGGCATATCGGCGGGATTGCCGGAATGGATCCGGGCCGACAAGCTGCTGTCGCGCGCCGCGCGCACCGGATTTGATTGGCCAGATCCCGCGCCGGTATTTGCAAAGTTGCACGAGGAAATCGCAGAGCTGCAGGTCGAGTTCGATGCCTGCGCGCAAGACCCCGACAATGCCGACATCCGGGCGCGCCTGCAGGAAGAGCTTGGCGATGTCCTTTTCGTGATCGCCAATCTGGCGCGTCACGCAAAGGTGGATACCGGCCGTGCCTTGCGCTCTGCCAATAGCAAATTCGAACGGCGTTTCCGCGCCATGGAGGCGCTGGCCGCCGAACAAGGCAAGTCATTTCCGGCGCTGACCTTGGAAGAGCAAGAAACGCTGTGGCAAACCGTCAAAGGCCATCAACAGCCAACTCGGTAA
- the nudE gene encoding ADP compounds hydrolase NudE: MSLKRPLPLIHGIRERDEGRGRVIEEMDLEFSNGERRVFHRVLARGAQAVCVVPLIDDDTVMLVREYAAGVHRYELGLVAGLANPGESAVDAANREMMEEIGFGARKLKVLRALSLSPRFMQHEIQVVVAADLYEATLPGDEPEPLECVPMRWSELESHMLSEDFSDGRSLAALFIVRAWLAGGGSFDA, translated from the coding sequence ATGTCCTTGAAACGCCCTTTGCCATTGATCCATGGAATCCGCGAACGTGACGAAGGTCGCGGTCGCGTCATTGAGGAAATGGATCTCGAATTCAGCAACGGTGAACGTCGCGTTTTCCATCGTGTCTTGGCGCGCGGCGCGCAAGCGGTGTGTGTGGTGCCGTTGATTGACGACGACACGGTCATGCTCGTTCGCGAATATGCCGCCGGCGTACACCGCTATGAATTGGGTTTGGTGGCTGGGCTCGCCAATCCCGGTGAGTCCGCCGTGGACGCGGCCAACCGCGAAATGATGGAAGAGATCGGATTCGGCGCACGCAAGCTGAAGGTGCTTCGCGCATTGAGTTTGTCGCCCCGTTTCATGCAACACGAAATCCAGGTGGTCGTGGCCGCCGATCTGTACGAGGCGACCTTGCCCGGTGACGAGCCTGAGCCGCTGGAATGTGTGCCCATGCGTTGGTCCGAACTCGAAAGTCATATGTTGAGCGAAGACTTCTCCGATGGCCGGAGCTTGGCGGCGCTGTTCATCGTGCGCGCTTGGCTGGCGGGAGGCGGTAGCTTTGACGCCTGA
- a CDS encoding chemotaxis protein CheB: MSSADNVVTVLLAAPCDARDALRTALEATKQALVEVDPLTSDAASVLKHSPKNVVVLLDGNTEDALDKFDSVLADPSIRLLFEEASVVTSRQGWDSARWSRHLAAKLIGSDDVLPQGVGDDQGFVAPKPRDAVRKAGAESRDGSAAEDGEPERWPEQTKADADALPEASRMAIDHAEAADLAEAPVDDVSPVIVGAAPEIEEPIVFAPDSLAAFESVPDIEPPAATAAADGQVPGAADASWQMFQAYDVDDVWKPSQDVPSATHLDLDALIASAATAEEEPIAPAKVVATVVPEEVEEEIAPPSEFSFQTGISPAALQSAEALEAPAQPNDLPYESAAIRATDVTAALDAPTSPREWALTDHEDEPEAPTEAKEIAAPAFNIPGSRFSELSLLDDGTDGLEGSEHSESAEHEVTRDGAVFLLGGAGGPDPLRTVLGALPAAFPRPMFIMQHLDAGNYDRLARQMERASNMHVELATPELHIQRGTAYVISPGVNVRKTPTGYAFCEDEGRRGFVDFTDQFPGSDSAIVYLSGADVDWTETGTRFKARGAWLAAQAEIGCFDFAVPSIMISRSAEALDALSIAQKLTARWNTEEQA, encoded by the coding sequence GCCACCAAGCAAGCCTTGGTGGAAGTGGATCCGCTGACGTCCGACGCAGCGAGTGTGTTGAAGCACTCGCCGAAGAATGTCGTTGTTTTGCTCGACGGCAACACTGAAGACGCGTTGGACAAATTCGACAGCGTCCTCGCCGATCCGTCGATTCGCCTGCTGTTTGAAGAGGCGAGTGTGGTCACTTCGCGGCAGGGTTGGGACTCCGCCCGTTGGTCGCGCCATCTGGCGGCCAAATTGATCGGCAGCGATGATGTCCTGCCGCAAGGTGTCGGTGATGACCAAGGTTTTGTGGCACCCAAACCGCGCGACGCTGTACGCAAGGCCGGCGCTGAATCACGTGATGGTTCGGCCGCCGAGGACGGCGAACCGGAGCGATGGCCTGAACAAACCAAGGCGGACGCCGACGCATTGCCGGAAGCTTCGCGAATGGCGATTGATCATGCGGAAGCTGCAGACCTTGCGGAAGCGCCGGTCGATGATGTCTCGCCTGTCATCGTAGGAGCGGCCCCGGAAATCGAAGAGCCGATCGTGTTTGCGCCCGACAGCCTTGCTGCTTTTGAATCTGTGCCGGATATCGAGCCGCCGGCGGCGACCGCTGCGGCTGATGGTCAAGTCCCGGGCGCGGCGGATGCGTCTTGGCAAATGTTCCAAGCCTATGACGTCGATGACGTGTGGAAACCCAGTCAAGATGTGCCGTCGGCGACGCATCTGGATTTGGATGCGCTCATCGCCAGCGCGGCGACTGCCGAAGAAGAACCGATCGCACCGGCAAAAGTCGTGGCGACGGTCGTGCCTGAGGAAGTCGAAGAAGAGATTGCTCCCCCAAGCGAATTCAGTTTTCAAACCGGTATTTCGCCGGCGGCGCTGCAGTCCGCGGAAGCCCTGGAGGCACCGGCGCAACCGAATGATTTGCCCTACGAAAGCGCGGCCATTCGCGCTACGGATGTGACGGCCGCTTTGGATGCGCCGACCTCCCCGCGGGAATGGGCGTTGACCGACCACGAAGATGAGCCCGAAGCGCCCACGGAAGCGAAGGAAATCGCTGCCCCGGCGTTCAATATTCCCGGATCGCGATTCTCAGAATTGTCATTGTTGGACGATGGAACGGACGGCCTTGAAGGTTCCGAACATTCGGAATCGGCTGAGCACGAGGTCACCAGAGACGGTGCGGTTTTTCTGCTAGGTGGCGCCGGTGGTCCGGATCCTTTGCGAACCGTGTTGGGCGCCCTGCCGGCCGCATTTCCGCGTCCGATGTTCATCATGCAACACCTGGATGCCGGTAACTACGATCGCTTGGCACGGCAGATGGAACGTGCGTCGAATATGCACGTTGAGCTTGCAACGCCGGAGCTGCACATACAGCGCGGAACGGCCTATGTCATTTCGCCTGGCGTCAACGTTCGCAAGACCCCGACGGGTTATGCATTCTGCGAAGATGAAGGTCGACGCGGATTTGTGGATTTCACGGATCAATTCCCCGGTTCCGACAGCGCAATCGTCTATTTGAGTGGCGCGGATGTGGACTGGACGGAAACCGGCACGCGCTTCAAGGCGCGTGGTGCCTGGTTGGCGGCGCAAGCCGAGATCGGTTGCTTCGACTTCGCGGTGCCGTCCATCATGATTTCACGAAGTGCGGAAGCACTCGATGCACTTTCCATTGCGCAGAAGCTGACCGCGCGTTGGAACACAGAGGAACAAGCATGA